From the Oryza glaberrima chromosome 5, OglaRS2, whole genome shotgun sequence genome, one window contains:
- the LOC127772606 gene encoding DNA-directed RNA polymerases II, IV and V subunit 12, with amino-acid sequence MAAKSRVRIRQVYTVASSHAPAVDAPPCACSRRLASGRPPLRPMDPQQPEPVSYLCGDCGAENTLKPGDVIQCRECGYRILYKKRTRRIVQYEAR; translated from the exons ATGGCTGCGAAATCCCGAGTCCGAATTCGACAG GTATATACCGTCGCCTCCTCTCACGCCCCAGCCGTCGACGCGCCGCCCTGCGCCTGCAGCCGTCGTCTTGCCTCCGGCCGTCCGCCGCTGCGTCCGATGGATCCGCAACAACCTGAGCCCGTCAGCTATCTCTGTGGAG ATTGTGGAGCTGAGAACACACTGAAGCCAGGAGATGTGATCCAGTGCCGTGAATGTGGCTATCGCATCCTCTACAAGAAGCGCACCCGCCGGA